The Orcinus orca chromosome 16, mOrcOrc1.1, whole genome shotgun sequence genome includes a window with the following:
- the SRC gene encoding proto-oncogene tyrosine-protein kinase Src isoform X1 yields MGSNKSKPKDASQRRRSLEPADNTHGGCGGGGGGGGGGGGGGGGGGGGAFPTSQTPSKPASADGHRGPSTAFAPAAAEPKLFGGFNSSDTVTSPQRAGPLAGGVTTFVALYDYESRTETDLSFKKGERLQIVNNTRKVDVSQTWFTFRWLQREGDWWLAHSLSTGQTGYIPSNYVAPSDSIQAEEWYFGKITRRESERLLLNAENPRGTFLVRESETTKGAYCLSVSDFDNAKGLNVKHYKIRKLDSGGFYITSRTQFNSLQQLVAYYSKHADGLCHRLTTVCPMSKPQTQGLAKDAWEIPRESLRLEVKLGQGCFGEVWMGTWNGATRVAIKTLKPGTMSPEAFLQEAQVMKKLRHEKLVQLYAVVSEEPIYIVTEYMSKGSLLDFLKGETGKYLRLPQLVDMAAQIASGMAYVERMNYVHRDLRAANILVGESLVCKVADFGLARLIEDNEYTARQGAKFPIKWTAPEAALYGRFTIKSDVWSFGILLTELTTKGRVPYPGMVNREVLDQVERGYRMPCPPECPESLHDLMCQCWRKDPEERPTFEYLQAFLEDYFTSTEPQYQPGENL; encoded by the exons ATGGGCAGCAACAAGAGCAAGCCCAAGGATGCCAGCCAGCGGCGCCGCAGCCTGGAACCTGCTGATAACACCCATGGCGgctgtggcggcggcggcggcggtggcggcggcggcggcggcggcggcggcggcggcggcgggggtgcCTTCCCCACCTCACAGACCCCCAGCAAGCCGGCCTCCGCTGATGGCCACCGGGGCCCCAGCACGGCCTTCGCCCCTGCAGCCGCCGAGCCCAAGCTGTTCGGAGGTTTCAATTCCTCCGACACAGTCACCTCCCCGCAGAGGGCGGGGCCCCTGGCTG GTGGAGTGACCACCTTTGTGGCCCTCTATGACTATGAGTCGCGGACAGAGACTGACCTGTCTTTCAAGAAAGGGGAGCGGCTCCAAATTGTCAACAACAC GAGGAAGGTGGATGTCAG CCAGACCTGGTTCACATTCAGATGGCTGCAAAG AGAGGGAGACTGGTGGCTGGCCCACTCACTCAGCACAGGACAGACGGGCTATATCCCCAGCAACTACGTCGCGCCCTCCGACTCCATCCAGGCCGAGGA gtgGTACTTTGGCAAGATCACCAGACGGGAGTCAGAGCGGTTACTGCTCAATGCGGAGAACCCAAGAGGGACCTTCCTAGTGCGAGAAAGTGAGACCACGAAAG GCGCCTACTGCCTCTCAGTGTCTGACTTCGACAACGCCAAGGGCCTCAACGTGAAGCACTACAAGATCCGCAAGCTGGACAGCGGCGGCTTCTACATCACCTCCCGCACGCAGTTCAACAGCCTGCAGCAGCTGGTCGCCTACTACTCCA aACACGCTGACGGCCTGTGCCACCGCCTCACCACTGTGTGCCCCATGTCCAAGCCACAGACTCAGGGCCTGGCCAAGGACGCCTGGGAGATCCCCCGGGAGTCGCTGCGGCTGGAGGTCAAGCTGGGCCAGGGCTGCTTCGGAGAGGTGTGGATGG GGACCTGGAATGGCGCCACCAGGGTGGCCATCAAAACTCTGAAGCCCGGCACCATGTCTCCGGAGGCCTTCCTTCAGGAGGCCCAggtcatgaagaaactgaggcatgagaaGCTGGTGCAGCTGTACGCGGTGGTGTCTGAGGAGCCCATCTACATCGTCACGGAGTACATGAGCAAGG ggaGTTTGCTGGACTTTCTCAAGGGGGAGACGGGCAAGTACCTGCGGCTGCCTCAGCTGGTGGACATGGCTGCTCAG ATCGCTTCAGGCATGGCGTACGTGGAGCGGATGAACTATGTCCACCGAGACCTCCGTGCTGCCAACATCCTGGTTGGAGAAAGCCTCGTGTGCAAAGTGGCTGACTTTGGGCTGGCTCGGCTCATCGAAGACAATGAGTACACAGCCCGGCAAG GTGCCAAGTTCCCCATCAAGTGGACGGCTCCAGAAGCTGCCCTCTATGGCCGGTTCACCATCAAGTCAGACGTGTGGTCCTTCGGGATCCTGCTGACAGAGCTCACGACAAAGGGACGGGTGCCCTACCCCG GGATGGTGAACCGCGAGGTGCTGGACCAGGTGGAGAGGGGCTACCGGATGCCCTGCCCGCCCGAGTGTCCCGAGTCTCTGCATGACCTCATGTGCCAGTGCTGGCGGAAGGACCCAGAGGAGCGGCCCACCTTCGAGTACCTGCAGGCCTTCCTGGAGGACTACTTCACGTCCACCGAGCCCCAGTACCAGCCCGGAGAGAACCTATAG
- the SRC gene encoding proto-oncogene tyrosine-protein kinase Src isoform X2 yields MGSNKSKPKDASQRRRSLEPADNTHGGCGGGGGGGGGGGGGGGGGGGGAFPTSQTPSKPASADGHRGPSTAFAPAAAEPKLFGGFNSSDTVTSPQRAGPLAGGVTTFVALYDYESRTETDLSFKKGERLQIVNNTRKVDVREGDWWLAHSLSTGQTGYIPSNYVAPSDSIQAEEWYFGKITRRESERLLLNAENPRGTFLVRESETTKGAYCLSVSDFDNAKGLNVKHYKIRKLDSGGFYITSRTQFNSLQQLVAYYSKHADGLCHRLTTVCPMSKPQTQGLAKDAWEIPRESLRLEVKLGQGCFGEVWMGTWNGATRVAIKTLKPGTMSPEAFLQEAQVMKKLRHEKLVQLYAVVSEEPIYIVTEYMSKGSLLDFLKGETGKYLRLPQLVDMAAQIASGMAYVERMNYVHRDLRAANILVGESLVCKVADFGLARLIEDNEYTARQGAKFPIKWTAPEAALYGRFTIKSDVWSFGILLTELTTKGRVPYPGMVNREVLDQVERGYRMPCPPECPESLHDLMCQCWRKDPEERPTFEYLQAFLEDYFTSTEPQYQPGENL; encoded by the exons ATGGGCAGCAACAAGAGCAAGCCCAAGGATGCCAGCCAGCGGCGCCGCAGCCTGGAACCTGCTGATAACACCCATGGCGgctgtggcggcggcggcggcggtggcggcggcggcggcggcggcggcggcggcggcggcgggggtgcCTTCCCCACCTCACAGACCCCCAGCAAGCCGGCCTCCGCTGATGGCCACCGGGGCCCCAGCACGGCCTTCGCCCCTGCAGCCGCCGAGCCCAAGCTGTTCGGAGGTTTCAATTCCTCCGACACAGTCACCTCCCCGCAGAGGGCGGGGCCCCTGGCTG GTGGAGTGACCACCTTTGTGGCCCTCTATGACTATGAGTCGCGGACAGAGACTGACCTGTCTTTCAAGAAAGGGGAGCGGCTCCAAATTGTCAACAACAC GAGGAAGGTGGATGTCAG AGAGGGAGACTGGTGGCTGGCCCACTCACTCAGCACAGGACAGACGGGCTATATCCCCAGCAACTACGTCGCGCCCTCCGACTCCATCCAGGCCGAGGA gtgGTACTTTGGCAAGATCACCAGACGGGAGTCAGAGCGGTTACTGCTCAATGCGGAGAACCCAAGAGGGACCTTCCTAGTGCGAGAAAGTGAGACCACGAAAG GCGCCTACTGCCTCTCAGTGTCTGACTTCGACAACGCCAAGGGCCTCAACGTGAAGCACTACAAGATCCGCAAGCTGGACAGCGGCGGCTTCTACATCACCTCCCGCACGCAGTTCAACAGCCTGCAGCAGCTGGTCGCCTACTACTCCA aACACGCTGACGGCCTGTGCCACCGCCTCACCACTGTGTGCCCCATGTCCAAGCCACAGACTCAGGGCCTGGCCAAGGACGCCTGGGAGATCCCCCGGGAGTCGCTGCGGCTGGAGGTCAAGCTGGGCCAGGGCTGCTTCGGAGAGGTGTGGATGG GGACCTGGAATGGCGCCACCAGGGTGGCCATCAAAACTCTGAAGCCCGGCACCATGTCTCCGGAGGCCTTCCTTCAGGAGGCCCAggtcatgaagaaactgaggcatgagaaGCTGGTGCAGCTGTACGCGGTGGTGTCTGAGGAGCCCATCTACATCGTCACGGAGTACATGAGCAAGG ggaGTTTGCTGGACTTTCTCAAGGGGGAGACGGGCAAGTACCTGCGGCTGCCTCAGCTGGTGGACATGGCTGCTCAG ATCGCTTCAGGCATGGCGTACGTGGAGCGGATGAACTATGTCCACCGAGACCTCCGTGCTGCCAACATCCTGGTTGGAGAAAGCCTCGTGTGCAAAGTGGCTGACTTTGGGCTGGCTCGGCTCATCGAAGACAATGAGTACACAGCCCGGCAAG GTGCCAAGTTCCCCATCAAGTGGACGGCTCCAGAAGCTGCCCTCTATGGCCGGTTCACCATCAAGTCAGACGTGTGGTCCTTCGGGATCCTGCTGACAGAGCTCACGACAAAGGGACGGGTGCCCTACCCCG GGATGGTGAACCGCGAGGTGCTGGACCAGGTGGAGAGGGGCTACCGGATGCCCTGCCCGCCCGAGTGTCCCGAGTCTCTGCATGACCTCATGTGCCAGTGCTGGCGGAAGGACCCAGAGGAGCGGCCCACCTTCGAGTACCTGCAGGCCTTCCTGGAGGACTACTTCACGTCCACCGAGCCCCAGTACCAGCCCGGAGAGAACCTATAG
- the SRC gene encoding proto-oncogene tyrosine-protein kinase Src isoform X3, whose product MGSNKSKPKDASQRRRSLEPADNTHGGCGGGGGGGGGGGGGGGGGGGGAFPTSQTPSKPASADGHRGPSTAFAPAAAEPKLFGGFNSSDTVTSPQRAGPLAGGVTTFVALYDYESRTETDLSFKKGERLQIVNNTEGDWWLAHSLSTGQTGYIPSNYVAPSDSIQAEEWYFGKITRRESERLLLNAENPRGTFLVRESETTKGAYCLSVSDFDNAKGLNVKHYKIRKLDSGGFYITSRTQFNSLQQLVAYYSKHADGLCHRLTTVCPMSKPQTQGLAKDAWEIPRESLRLEVKLGQGCFGEVWMGTWNGATRVAIKTLKPGTMSPEAFLQEAQVMKKLRHEKLVQLYAVVSEEPIYIVTEYMSKGSLLDFLKGETGKYLRLPQLVDMAAQIASGMAYVERMNYVHRDLRAANILVGESLVCKVADFGLARLIEDNEYTARQGAKFPIKWTAPEAALYGRFTIKSDVWSFGILLTELTTKGRVPYPGMVNREVLDQVERGYRMPCPPECPESLHDLMCQCWRKDPEERPTFEYLQAFLEDYFTSTEPQYQPGENL is encoded by the exons ATGGGCAGCAACAAGAGCAAGCCCAAGGATGCCAGCCAGCGGCGCCGCAGCCTGGAACCTGCTGATAACACCCATGGCGgctgtggcggcggcggcggcggtggcggcggcggcggcggcggcggcggcggcggcggcgggggtgcCTTCCCCACCTCACAGACCCCCAGCAAGCCGGCCTCCGCTGATGGCCACCGGGGCCCCAGCACGGCCTTCGCCCCTGCAGCCGCCGAGCCCAAGCTGTTCGGAGGTTTCAATTCCTCCGACACAGTCACCTCCCCGCAGAGGGCGGGGCCCCTGGCTG GTGGAGTGACCACCTTTGTGGCCCTCTATGACTATGAGTCGCGGACAGAGACTGACCTGTCTTTCAAGAAAGGGGAGCGGCTCCAAATTGTCAACAACAC AGAGGGAGACTGGTGGCTGGCCCACTCACTCAGCACAGGACAGACGGGCTATATCCCCAGCAACTACGTCGCGCCCTCCGACTCCATCCAGGCCGAGGA gtgGTACTTTGGCAAGATCACCAGACGGGAGTCAGAGCGGTTACTGCTCAATGCGGAGAACCCAAGAGGGACCTTCCTAGTGCGAGAAAGTGAGACCACGAAAG GCGCCTACTGCCTCTCAGTGTCTGACTTCGACAACGCCAAGGGCCTCAACGTGAAGCACTACAAGATCCGCAAGCTGGACAGCGGCGGCTTCTACATCACCTCCCGCACGCAGTTCAACAGCCTGCAGCAGCTGGTCGCCTACTACTCCA aACACGCTGACGGCCTGTGCCACCGCCTCACCACTGTGTGCCCCATGTCCAAGCCACAGACTCAGGGCCTGGCCAAGGACGCCTGGGAGATCCCCCGGGAGTCGCTGCGGCTGGAGGTCAAGCTGGGCCAGGGCTGCTTCGGAGAGGTGTGGATGG GGACCTGGAATGGCGCCACCAGGGTGGCCATCAAAACTCTGAAGCCCGGCACCATGTCTCCGGAGGCCTTCCTTCAGGAGGCCCAggtcatgaagaaactgaggcatgagaaGCTGGTGCAGCTGTACGCGGTGGTGTCTGAGGAGCCCATCTACATCGTCACGGAGTACATGAGCAAGG ggaGTTTGCTGGACTTTCTCAAGGGGGAGACGGGCAAGTACCTGCGGCTGCCTCAGCTGGTGGACATGGCTGCTCAG ATCGCTTCAGGCATGGCGTACGTGGAGCGGATGAACTATGTCCACCGAGACCTCCGTGCTGCCAACATCCTGGTTGGAGAAAGCCTCGTGTGCAAAGTGGCTGACTTTGGGCTGGCTCGGCTCATCGAAGACAATGAGTACACAGCCCGGCAAG GTGCCAAGTTCCCCATCAAGTGGACGGCTCCAGAAGCTGCCCTCTATGGCCGGTTCACCATCAAGTCAGACGTGTGGTCCTTCGGGATCCTGCTGACAGAGCTCACGACAAAGGGACGGGTGCCCTACCCCG GGATGGTGAACCGCGAGGTGCTGGACCAGGTGGAGAGGGGCTACCGGATGCCCTGCCCGCCCGAGTGTCCCGAGTCTCTGCATGACCTCATGTGCCAGTGCTGGCGGAAGGACCCAGAGGAGCGGCCCACCTTCGAGTACCTGCAGGCCTTCCTGGAGGACTACTTCACGTCCACCGAGCCCCAGTACCAGCCCGGAGAGAACCTATAG
- the SRC gene encoding proto-oncogene tyrosine-protein kinase Src isoform X4, whose protein sequence is MLSTYYVPGPVPAFYILRGRHEYPLPADEDQGPAGPREGDWWLAHSLSTGQTGYIPSNYVAPSDSIQAEEWYFGKITRRESERLLLNAENPRGTFLVRESETTKGAYCLSVSDFDNAKGLNVKHYKIRKLDSGGFYITSRTQFNSLQQLVAYYSKHADGLCHRLTTVCPMSKPQTQGLAKDAWEIPRESLRLEVKLGQGCFGEVWMGTWNGATRVAIKTLKPGTMSPEAFLQEAQVMKKLRHEKLVQLYAVVSEEPIYIVTEYMSKGSLLDFLKGETGKYLRLPQLVDMAAQIASGMAYVERMNYVHRDLRAANILVGESLVCKVADFGLARLIEDNEYTARQGAKFPIKWTAPEAALYGRFTIKSDVWSFGILLTELTTKGRVPYPGMVNREVLDQVERGYRMPCPPECPESLHDLMCQCWRKDPEERPTFEYLQAFLEDYFTSTEPQYQPGENL, encoded by the exons atgctgagcacctactacgtgccaggccctgtgccggCATTTTACATCCTCAGAGGGAGGCATGAGTATCCCCTTCCTGCAGATGAGGACCAAGGTCCTGCAGGGCCAAG AGAGGGAGACTGGTGGCTGGCCCACTCACTCAGCACAGGACAGACGGGCTATATCCCCAGCAACTACGTCGCGCCCTCCGACTCCATCCAGGCCGAGGA gtgGTACTTTGGCAAGATCACCAGACGGGAGTCAGAGCGGTTACTGCTCAATGCGGAGAACCCAAGAGGGACCTTCCTAGTGCGAGAAAGTGAGACCACGAAAG GCGCCTACTGCCTCTCAGTGTCTGACTTCGACAACGCCAAGGGCCTCAACGTGAAGCACTACAAGATCCGCAAGCTGGACAGCGGCGGCTTCTACATCACCTCCCGCACGCAGTTCAACAGCCTGCAGCAGCTGGTCGCCTACTACTCCA aACACGCTGACGGCCTGTGCCACCGCCTCACCACTGTGTGCCCCATGTCCAAGCCACAGACTCAGGGCCTGGCCAAGGACGCCTGGGAGATCCCCCGGGAGTCGCTGCGGCTGGAGGTCAAGCTGGGCCAGGGCTGCTTCGGAGAGGTGTGGATGG GGACCTGGAATGGCGCCACCAGGGTGGCCATCAAAACTCTGAAGCCCGGCACCATGTCTCCGGAGGCCTTCCTTCAGGAGGCCCAggtcatgaagaaactgaggcatgagaaGCTGGTGCAGCTGTACGCGGTGGTGTCTGAGGAGCCCATCTACATCGTCACGGAGTACATGAGCAAGG ggaGTTTGCTGGACTTTCTCAAGGGGGAGACGGGCAAGTACCTGCGGCTGCCTCAGCTGGTGGACATGGCTGCTCAG ATCGCTTCAGGCATGGCGTACGTGGAGCGGATGAACTATGTCCACCGAGACCTCCGTGCTGCCAACATCCTGGTTGGAGAAAGCCTCGTGTGCAAAGTGGCTGACTTTGGGCTGGCTCGGCTCATCGAAGACAATGAGTACACAGCCCGGCAAG GTGCCAAGTTCCCCATCAAGTGGACGGCTCCAGAAGCTGCCCTCTATGGCCGGTTCACCATCAAGTCAGACGTGTGGTCCTTCGGGATCCTGCTGACAGAGCTCACGACAAAGGGACGGGTGCCCTACCCCG GGATGGTGAACCGCGAGGTGCTGGACCAGGTGGAGAGGGGCTACCGGATGCCCTGCCCGCCCGAGTGTCCCGAGTCTCTGCATGACCTCATGTGCCAGTGCTGGCGGAAGGACCCAGAGGAGCGGCCCACCTTCGAGTACCTGCAGGCCTTCCTGGAGGACTACTTCACGTCCACCGAGCCCCAGTACCAGCCCGGAGAGAACCTATAG